In Mycobacteriales bacterium, the following are encoded in one genomic region:
- a CDS encoding sulfotransferase → MTRSAAAQPADEKPPWRFRSATATMARTVAVDLSLLRKSPTAQGWRPTRPALQLHRPIFVIGAPRSGTSYLGDAVGRLSGVSYHFEPIATKYAAQQYATRDWDAGRTAAYLQLAYRLLLTSRMEWSKRLCDKTPQACFLIDLLAEQFPDAQFVHIIRDGRDAATSYREKPWLRADSAASRRFEPGGARWGGYPRFWTEIDRRAEFRETTDLHRCIWAWRRFTEEALRQTQRLPGDRLLELRYERLVTQPKETGAALAEFLGEPGQAAVLITHLVNSARPASVGRWHSLMPDEQAVFEREAGSLLDALGYS, encoded by the coding sequence ATGACGCGGTCAGCCGCTGCTCAGCCAGCCGACGAGAAGCCGCCGTGGCGCTTTCGGTCGGCGACCGCGACGATGGCGCGCACCGTCGCGGTGGATCTGTCGCTGCTGCGAAAGAGCCCGACCGCGCAGGGGTGGCGACCGACCCGGCCCGCGCTACAGCTGCACCGACCGATCTTCGTGATCGGTGCCCCGCGATCGGGGACGAGCTACCTCGGTGACGCGGTCGGCCGACTTTCCGGCGTCTCCTACCATTTCGAGCCGATAGCGACGAAGTACGCCGCCCAGCAGTACGCGACACGCGACTGGGACGCCGGCCGAACTGCCGCCTACCTACAACTGGCCTATCGCCTGCTGCTCACCAGCCGAATGGAGTGGAGCAAGCGGTTGTGCGACAAGACGCCACAGGCGTGCTTCCTCATCGACCTCCTCGCCGAGCAGTTCCCGGATGCTCAGTTCGTCCACATCATTCGCGACGGCCGCGACGCCGCCACGAGCTACCGAGAGAAGCCCTGGCTTCGCGCCGATTCTGCGGCTAGCCGACGATTCGAGCCCGGCGGAGCCAGATGGGGCGGTTACCCGCGGTTCTGGACGGAGATCGACCGCCGCGCCGAGTTTCGTGAGACGACCGACCTCCACCGATGCATCTGGGCCTGGCGGCGATTCACCGAGGAAGCCTTGCGGCAGACCCAGCGACTGCCCGGCGACCGGCTTCTCGAGCTTCGCTACGAACGACTCGTCACGCAGCCCAAGGAAACCGGAGCCGCACTCGCCGAGTTCCTCGGGGAGCCGGGGCAGGCCGCCGTCCTGATCACCCATCTGGTGAACTCCGCCCGCCCGGCGTCGGTCGGAAGGTGGCATTCGCTCATGCCTGACGAACAGGCGGTCTTCGAGCGCGAGGCCGGATCACTCTTGGACGCACTCGGCTACTCCTAG
- a CDS encoding glycosyltransferase: MAERKVLLAASTGGHLAQLHRFAPLLGASADSLWVTFETNQSRSLLEGRRVCFLPYVGPRQSRPLLRTIPRIRELLRNEHFDVAASTGAGIALTTLPLARAHGVPALYIESLSRVNGPSLSGRVLAASHTVQLRTQHPAWATRRWRPFPSVLDTYHRDDRPEVSRPKLFVTLGTIKPYRFDALVDAVLATGLADERTVWQLGETTRSDLPGTAYQMVSRDQFNSFATEADVVVAHAGVGTLLDLLELGVSPLVVPRRRSRNEHVDDHQVEICELMARHGLVAYHEAPDLSGQAIVAASGRGVLAEPVSPQEVHLSEEQIFG, encoded by the coding sequence GTGGCCGAGCGCAAGGTGTTACTCGCCGCCAGCACGGGTGGACATCTCGCTCAACTGCACCGCTTCGCGCCGCTTCTCGGTGCGAGCGCAGACTCGCTGTGGGTGACGTTCGAGACGAACCAGAGCCGTTCGCTGCTCGAAGGACGAAGGGTGTGTTTCCTGCCCTACGTAGGTCCGCGCCAGTCGCGTCCTCTCCTACGGACGATTCCGCGCATTCGCGAGCTGCTTCGCAACGAACACTTCGACGTCGCGGCGAGCACAGGCGCCGGGATCGCGCTGACCACCCTGCCTCTGGCGCGTGCGCACGGCGTCCCCGCCCTTTACATCGAAAGCCTCTCGCGGGTGAACGGACCGTCGCTGTCGGGGCGGGTGCTTGCCGCCAGCCACACGGTGCAGCTGCGCACCCAGCATCCCGCCTGGGCGACCCGACGGTGGCGTCCGTTCCCGAGCGTCCTCGACACCTACCACCGTGACGATCGGCCCGAGGTGTCGAGGCCGAAGCTCTTCGTGACGTTGGGCACGATCAAGCCGTACCGGTTCGACGCGCTCGTGGATGCCGTGCTCGCGACCGGTCTCGCCGACGAGCGGACCGTCTGGCAGCTCGGCGAGACCACGAGAAGCGACTTGCCGGGCACCGCCTACCAGATGGTGTCGCGTGACCAGTTCAACTCGTTCGCCACCGAGGCGGACGTGGTCGTCGCCCACGCCGGGGTCGGCACGTTGCTCGATCTGCTGGAGCTCGGCGTCAGTCCGCTGGTCGTGCCGCGCCGGCGATCCCGCAACGAGCATGTCGACGACCACCAGGTCGAAATCTGCGAGTTGATGGCCCGCCACGGCCTCGTGGCCTACCACGAGGCGCCTGACCTCAGCGGCCAAGCAATCGTCGCAGCCTCAGGCCGAGGGGTGCTCGCCGAGCCGGTGTCACCACAGGAGGTTCACCTGAGTGAGGAACAGATTTTCGGCTAG